taaaagtatcacTTCTCAgacttttggctaagatcaagtgtagaaaaaAGTATCTACATTCAATATGCTGTCCATTTGTGAAGCATTTCCTACATTTCTAGTTAATTTTAAAAGGCTTACTTAGAAATAATACCATTCATTTCTAATAGCTAAGTAGAAGAATTCTTTTAATCTGGGGCATCTTAAACTCTTAATTCCAGGAATATAAACCATAATTCAAGCTTCAATTTTAaacatattctattttattaaatgaattccCATCCTGCAActatgaacaagaagaaaattgtactttaaataatattaaaagataaGATCTTGTTATTTAGTATTAGATTAATAGTCTACAATTCTGACCTTAAAAATATCTGTAACTACCACCTTTCCAACCTGTTAATTCCcaaagagattaaaaagaaatgtaattaacATCTAAACTTAGAGCAGACTTGTCATTTGAAACAAACTATGTTAACAATAAGTGCATCATAGTCAAGTACATCAACTACATCACCCTTCATGGTTCTGACTAAGGTTAATGAGCACAATTTGTAATAAATTTTCCAGAAACTCTGAAAAACTAAATTGAacaaaaagactatttttttcatAACACTGTATAAAAATAGGATAAAGGCTCCAGTTGTCTTCTTTGGAACCTAGAATCTAACACAGTATTTGGCAATGCAAATGTCAGTAAgtatatttgtggaatgaataaacaaacaatatataaacaactcaaTGTACCACCACCATTCAGGTCCTTATGAGCCAAGtaataagtatttaaaattatacataaagaaaatggaatatactcagttattttttatttctattaataaacaCTGAAAGAATTATTCATTTAAGAATCTCCGATTTAATAGAATGTAGATGATTTTCTGCAACtgtataatatttttcatttaagctTTTATTCTTTATGAAGTTAGAAAATGCACCAAAATACAAGTTATAAATTTCTTTGCAATAACACAGACATGTACACTACACTCGATCTTAGTGACACATTTCTCTCGGGAagaaatcactttaaaaaatagctagaaatttgaagatgaagatgataaaaggaatgaaataactaCAAATGTTCTTCCTCTTCAGAAGCTGTCTGATGACAGAGCCAGAAGAGATGTTCTGCATCTATCAGTGACTTCCTTTTCATGTGTCATAGAAAGAGTTCGACATGCTTTACAAAATCCATTATATTTTAAGACCATTTCCAATATCTGCTATCATAAATCAAGAAATCCATTTATTCAAGGTTACTTATGGAGAATTAATCACATAGAAAATTTTAACAActcctttttcaaaaattaaagtaCTTTACTACACTTGGCATTCCTATACATAATGTGGATTCAAACACTGAAAGCATTAAGGGCATATAATTAAAATTCATGGGCTtagacataaaatttaaaaagtttaatatgTAGAATTCTCTGTAGCAaatattccagaaaaataaatcagaatataAATACAACACAATCTCCATTGCATTTCTCCTCTGTTTAAGTGGCATTATGTAACACAGAAAGTTGTTACAAAATGCTTATATGTACTTGATATAGCCTCAAAAACATGTCatcaaaaaaatctaaaaaagtgAGACCAAAAGAAGCATGGTACTATGCATCAGGAACAAAAACTCACAAATTTCTCTATTGAAGATGACTTCTGAAACCTATCTTCCTAATTTGGAAAACAaatttactcaaaagaaaaatatcaacagGTCAGCTCAGCTACGCAACATTTACAGCCTTTACTGAGAGGGTATGGCCATTATGCCAAAATTCATCCATCAACATACAACCTTATTTCCCATTTAAAGTTAAcgagaatatattttattttaaatgaaacataCAGGCAACACGCCAAGAATTAAAGTACaaccataaaattttaatttcatacttCAAATATCAAAAAAGCAGTAATTCCTAAAATCATGAAAACATGAAGTGActacacaggaaaaaaatggaCATTTAAGTCATTTTGTTCATTCTTAATATCATATAGTAAAAACAGATGTACTTATAACTTCAGTCTACAGATAGCATACTTCATGAAGTCATTTAAAATAGTACAAATGTTTACAAAGAACATTCAACTTAAATTTCACAATTGCTTATAAAATGGTTCTTGCAAGACTGACCTATATAGAGAAATAAGAGTCTCGTCAAAACTCTTATTTTCGAGAGTAACGgtaaactataaatataaaatacatcacAATGTTAAAAACCTCAGAGTGCTCTatatgaaaatcaataaagaTAACTTAATCTTTCTGGGAGAAAACAGTATTTAGCATTATAAATCTAAAGTGTAAATTTACATATGAATTCAATAAGGAGTATATTTAAACCCTGTATTGTCACATAATCATCTATTTTGTGAAAACAATAAAAACGATGTACTTTCTGAATATGTGTACATCAAAaccaaaaagttaatttttactttttcctttattgGCAACTTTCAATGCATTTTTTGGTTTCGGTTCCCAGAGGGCATTCTTTACAAATCTTGAAGCTGCACCTCTGTCCAGTTTGCCAGCCTTTTTCTTATCTGTTATTTCCTTGACTCTGTTCATATACACTCTGATTCTTTccttaaagataaaaaagaaaggtaataGATTTATTATGCTGTTCACCACCACTACATTTTATTATACCATCCCCCTCCGTTAACAGATAGATCTTTGTCGCCTATTAAGTGCAGGGTGCTAGTAAATGCAAGTGCATAGGACAAACGTCCTCTGTGCTTTCCTGGAGTTCAGtctggagggtgggggtggggggaaggcagGAAGAGAGACACTAAGAAGTcatttcataagtgttctgagtATGTCCAAAGAAGAACTGTACCAAACATCACTAAAGAGATAAACACTGATTTCTAAATATAATTAGCATTAACCTATATCTACATACTAAATGTTTTATATCTGAAGTCTACAGTATGAGATCTCATATACTTACAATACACAAAGTCTCCTGAATTTTTTCAAAGGGAAATAGATGAGGTAGTACTCAACTATTTATCTTTCTATGTTACTGTCTACTGTCACCATTAGAATGAAAATACAAGATCTTTTATTCAATTTCATACTTTTGATTGATAAGGGCAtgaaattttctaataaaatatacaGCTCTAATCAGACTTTACAAGATGAGAAACGTAGTATGTTGCTGTACCACTTTGAATCTTCTGACACCATTAATCACCATAAATGGCTATCCTATACTTCAAATGGCGAAATAAATTGATGAGAGCCATAAAATTGCAGATTAAATGACTGATGGCTGCTTAAAAGCAAGTTTCATTAGAATAACCAATAGTTACATAAACATATACAGAAAAATGTAGAACCTTAGAAGTCTTTCATTCCAAAGACTAGCAACTCTGCTCAACACTAATGGCTCCCTATTTCCAGGAGAGTAGAAGCCACAGTCCTTAAACAGTGCATACCCACCTCAGCCCTAGCTGGGCCTCTGCCTCACTTACTCCTCTGCCTGGAAGGAtcttccctctctgccttccaGTGTGCTCAAATCTTAACCTTGTCAGTAAGGCCCTCTCTCACTATTTAAAGCTGCAATCCCAACCACCCACTCCAATCTCCTTACCCTCctctactttttttcctttttctcacaaCATAAAACTTTCTAACATActacatattcatatatatttactatttttttgtatattttattatgttcacTGTCTCCCTCATCAGATACAGTCTGGTGTCTGCCACAAGGACAAGGATCAATTTTATCCACTGAGGAATCATTTCCCTTGGAAAGAACGCCAGGCTCCCAGTAGgcactcaaatatttgttgaatgaataaactgactattttcttttttttttttttttattgttggggattcattgagggtacaataagccagttacactgattacaattgttaggtaaagtccctcttgcaatttcAATGCCTTTCCTCCTTTGAGATATATGCTATGGGAAACAGGTTTCCTATCACACACTAACTCTGCGATCAGTTAGTAATGTCTGGGATGCTGTCAGAAAAGGGGGATAAGTTTATGTATGTTGTCTGTTTGTCAGTCCTTGCCTAGAATATTAATGTACTTCTCCATAAAGTGGGTCAGggagaaagaagacaaatgatCTACCTAATCCTTTCACAAAGACAGTATAGATATTCCAAAAAACTTTgtgttaaggggaaaaaaaggaattttataaatgtaaagccAATATTAGAAAGTTGAAAACAGATGATATAACCCATACTTCTGAAGGTTTAAACCCAGTATCATTGGTCAAACCAAGATCCACATATCATATTGCTTTATacatttgctttaaatatttttcacaattgctatatttaaaaataaatttatttttctcccaagaactttgaaagaagaaaatgtcttagtccacacattaaaaaaagacaatagatctagcttactcatttttaaaaaataaatgaataagtgattTACAAAGTTGTAACTAACATACATATCAACAACCTTAAGACTTGAGAATGAGAATATAATGTCAAGTgtatttcacatatatatttacctaatattttataaacacaaagaataaatttattaatacTCTTATTCATAAAGCCAAGTCAAAAAGATAACCATTCGTTTGATTTCTAATTTTCCCTTCAAATTAAgtgatatgatttaatttttgaaCTCAGCAAAAACTCCAAGACACCAGACCTTATATACTGTACTTATACATCTAAATGGAATACAAAGACAAACCTAGAAGATTTATTACAGGTTGTAAATATGTCACTAATGCAGAATTACTGGACAGTACACATACAACTGGTGCCAAAAAAGCTTTTAGCTTTGTTGCTGAACTGGATTCTTTACTGCTGAGAAAATGAATTAATGGAGGAATTGAAAAGGTGGGGGGAAACTTTCCCGTCTTTGCTAGTAAATCAACTGAAATATACTTTTAAGAATTGtgtaagagttaaaaaaaaataaaaaagtagtctTAGAGATGAACAGGATTTtaagaatttatagaaaaaataatatgtaagTTACAATTACTAGGATCATAACATTTTCCGAtccaaagattttaaaatataacatgtaTATGGAATACCAATTTTCTGACAAAGGtaagtaagagaaagaaaaaccaaagacaATAAGGCCTGGCTCATTTTTATAACTAGTTTGATCCCCATAATTAGTTTAATAAAGGTAAAGTGACTTGAACTTCAGTAATATTACAACAAAtagatatgtaaaataaaaagaaattaactgaACTCTTACCAATTCCTGCTTTACTGGATGTTCCTTAGGATTAACTCCTTGAGTTGCTAAGTAAACTACAAAACAAAGATTTCATACAATAAAATGGTATACATATTAAAAACATTCCAATTAAAGAAACTGTAGCtagtcacaaaaaagaaaagtcacatgAATGACtaaatcttaaattatttaacttctatttaatattaaatttatacatGGCTCGTGGGCATTCAGAATtctgatttaaagaaataaatacctgACTACTAGAATTGCCATAAAGTATAATTCTATATAAAttactaacatttaaaaaataaatcatccttaacacaataagtaattTGGTTTCTAATTAATTCCAAAGTAATATACATACCCCAAAACATTGAATTTAATGTGTAGGCAGAAACTAAATCCACTTTCGCTTGTTCAAGTGGGTCCaactattaaaaaaggaaaaaagagaaaggcaaagagaggagaaaaaagacaaaagaaacataTGCATCAACTTTGAACATCGTCagataacattttaaacttttaccAAGCACAATGTATCAAAGAATTCTTTTTCACTTCCTATAATCTAATAACCAATCGATCTGGAAATAATTGGCAAAGAGAAGTTTTCTTAACCAGTGACTTTTGTCCACAAATTTTCACTTCAGGGTATCATCTTTAAGACAAGGAATGAGTATAATCCCAGAAaaattcttttgaattattttaattcagGAGTTACGATCTGGGCTTTGTATGTCAAAAGTAATTTATCAATATAAACATTGTACATGACGCATTTATGTATAAGAAGCAGGCTAAAATGCTTAGGCAATACCAAAGACAGAAGAAACATAATGAGATTTGTTTTAGACTGTCAAAGTCAATTTACTGTTTTTGTCCTATAGGGTTTCCAGAAACCCTGATAACATCATTGTAATACTTAAAAGGTCAAAGATAGAGTCGAGTCTGTCAAATAGAATGCCGTGAGTGCTCCTTATTTTTCAAAACcaagtcaaaataaaaatacagttaggTAATATTTCCTAAGGCTAAactttcgttttgtttttttgcccccCTAAAAACAcccaaataattgaaataaagtagaaaaggaaCACATAACattaatctatttcttcttccctATGTTTCATAAAACAGCACTCTGCTTTTTACAAAATCCATTTTTAGGCTGGGCACCATGACTCACACCCACAATCCTAACAATTTGGGAAGATGAGTGGCCGCTGGACAGCAGCCCACTTAAGGCCAAAAGtacaagaccagcttgggcaacatagtaagaccccattctctacaaaaaataaaaaatgagccaggtatggtggcatgcaactgtagtcccaactactcaggaggctgaagtaaaaggatcacttaagctcaggatcTTGAAAGTGCAGTGagccagtgagctatgattgtgccactgcactctagccttgggacaggagagaccttgtctcaaaaaaaaaaaaaaaaaaaaaaaaaaaaattcaattttagaaattttaggaattacattttaaaaataccttctgGGAGAAGAAAGTAAGATAgccaactagaggcagctttcaacagaggctcctgtccacaGGGAAGATAATGGACAGAATGGACTCAATGAAGCTGAAGGTGGAGAGTTGAGCtaagaaaaaagatagataaatgCACATCATTTCTGCAGAGGCAACCTGTGCCTCTAAGAAAACTAAgtccaggtacaaagcctatcaccGAGAGGACAAGAGATCCCTCCCTCAAAGAGAGAGGTTCCCTGTGTACTCTCTGCAAGTGAGCAGAGAGCAAAAGAACTCTCATTTTATCTCACAGGAGAAAGCTGCTAAATACCAGGCCTCTTTCTCCAAGGAAGTCCCACTTAAGCCTAGGAATCATCCTGCCCagcataaaattaaacaaatattttccctgcaatTCTGAATTCCCAGTCTACCCCTCCCCCCTTGCCTAGTGGACTGTAgccctgccccctgcagagcccagagtgtttggcaattcTGTGAGAAGCCTAGGTATTGTGTGGGCCACTGGACAGCAGAGGGGAAACAGGGGAAACTCTCTctcaagagagagagacacacgcGCACCGCAGAGGTGCTCACGCCCCAGGCCAGACTTTGGTGGTGCACTCCCCTGAGCCCATTCCTCAGTGGAGGGAACTGGACTTCAGCTCCTCTGAGTTGCTGGCAGCAGTGTGCAGTGGGGGTGAGGCGTTAACTatgcaggagagagaagagagaaacgTGTCACGTGAGGCGGGCAGAGGCATTGATGCCTCTGGTCTGAATCTGGAGGCACATTGCCCTTATCTGGTTGCCCACCAAGCGAACCAGGCTTCAGCTCCTTGGGGTTGCCAGGGCAGCGTGTGGCAGAGGAGGAGATGCTGGCTCCCCTCTGACTCTGGCAGGTGTACCTCCCTGACTTTGTTGGTCAATGAAGGGAACCAGGCTCCAGCCCTGCGGGGTTGCCAGCAGTGGGGCATGACAGGGGGTAGAGGTACTGACGCCCCTGGACAGACTCTTGCGGGGTGCACCTTCCTAACTCCATGGTtcaccagagggaaccagactCCTGTCCCTTGGGTTTTTGGGACGGAACTGCCTGATCCCTACTATCAGGTCGctggagaccctttgaactcttcctgttgagcagtgattgtaTAACCTGGGACAATCAGActagaactcttgacctgggctgtccacctggggaccctccaaCATTGAGTGGCGCTAGTTTTGTAGTgggagggactgattctcctcttccagctaTTGCTGGCTGGGGGCAGAGTGAAgcagttgcttgtatctctccccagctgagacttcagcccaATACAACAactcactaggattggacagagaccggCTGACTGcaagacagagccagctagcACTATCACACCAAGCTGCAGACTCTGCAGCTCAGAGTCTCCAGCTGCAGCTCCGAAatggacctttgtaaagctgtaggggaaaagccacaaccACCAGCCTCAGCTCATTGTAAAGGGCTAGTTAACTCCATTTCCTGAGGCCCTCAAAACAATCTCAGCCTACCAGTTCTACCAACCAAACTACAGAAAACAATCACGGAGCAGAACCAGTGGAAGAActgtggcaacatgaataatcagagtagatcaactcctccaaggaatgacaaagaagatacaacagaagatgTCAATCACAGACAAATGGGTGGAttttcagaaacagaattcagaatatggatggcaaataaaatgaatagaatggaggaaaagatgaaaatagaaatccaaagagttgttcaaaagttgtctcaagaaattaataaattcagggcggcgcctatggctcagtgaatagggcaccggccccatatactgagggtggtgggttcaaacccagccctggccaaactgcaacaaaaaaatagccaggtgttgtggcaggtgcctgtagtcccaactactcgggaggctgaagcaagagaatcacttaaacccaggagttggaggttgctgtgagctgtgatgccatggcactctaccaagggtgataaagtgacactctgtctctacaaaaaaaaaaaaaaaaagaagaagaagaagaaaagaaaagaaaaagaaaattaatgaattcaaagacaaaaatcaccaaaaatatggacacaatgagaaaagagatagcaaagctcaagaaaatgaaacaattatttgaggagcttcaaaatacagtagaatccctccatAATAGAGTTGAGCAGACATAAGAAAAGATCTCTAAAATTAAAGACAAGGCTTTTAAACAATCCCaagcactcaaagaggcagagaaatggaaagcaaaaacagatcatttcctcagagagttgtgggatcattccaaaagaacaaacatttgaCTTAAAagaattcctgaagaagaggatggtcctgaAGGCACAAATGCTccactccaagatattatggagaatttcccaaacattgcaaaagatacagaatttcagatagtagacagtttcagaaccccagcaagactcaatccaaataaagcatctcctagacacactgtgattaactttgccaaagttaatatgaaggagaaaattctgcaagcagccagacataagaaaagcagtacctacaaagggagaaatattagaatgactgcagatctttcagctgacacttttcaagccagaaaagggtggtcatcgaccttcaatctcctaaaacaaaacaactttcagcccaggatcctgtatccaactaacctgagtttcatttgtgatggcaaaatcaaatactttaccgacatacacatgttgaggatatctgccgtaactaaaccagctctccaggaaatactcaaacccaatttccataatgaccagtacaATGGTCAAtcatcaaagtaaactcacccagaatttatcaaacaaaacccaacctccacaatggtgaaaggattaaaaatatgcactagacctttgaaaaacatgacactcCAAGcactaccatacctatcaattctctcaattaatgtgaatgggttaaattctcctctaaagaggcacatgttggctgactggatacaaaatctacaagagactcatcttacttcaaaagataaaaaaagatgcagggtgaagagatggataTCTTTaacacaggcaaatggaaatcagaaaaaaacagggattgcaattttatttgcagatacaataggatttaaaccaacaaagataaggaaagacaaggatagacactacatatttgtcatgagaaacactcaacatgaagagatttcaataattaacatttatgtgccccaCCTAAatactcctcaatttataaagcaaaccccaatgaatatgaacaacttgatatcttcctgcccTATAATAGTTGGCGATTTTAATATCCCTCTGTctgttctggatagatcctccaagaagaaactaaacaaagaaataatagacttaaacttgaccctggaacaaatggacttagcagatatctacagaacatttcatcctaataaaattgtatacacattcttctcatcagcccactgatcatcttctaaaattgattgtatcttaggacacaagtccaatctcaacaaatttaaaagaatagaaattattccttatattttcttggaccatcatgaaataaaagttgaactcaacagcaacagaaatcttcatactcaaacaaagtcatggaagctgaATGATAACTGGATCAAAGATGAAAGTAAGAAGAAAATCATCAAATTTCTATAATataacgataatgaagacataaattatcaatacctgtgggatactgcaaaggcagtcctaagaaggaaatttatagcattagaagccttcattaagaaaacagaaagaggggcggcgcctgtggctcagtgagtagggcgccggtcccatatgccggaggtggcgggttcaaacccagccccggccaaaaaaccacaaaaaaaaaaaaaaaaaagaaaaagaaaacagaaagaggttaacaacctaatgggacatctcaagcaactggaaaaagaaaaacaatccaaccccaaacccagcagaagaaaagaaataaccaaaattagagcagaactaaatgaaattgaaaacaaaagaatcattgagatCAATGCaacaagttggttctttgaaaagattaataaaattgataaatctttggttaacctaaccagaaacagtaAAGTAAAATCTTTTATAACGTCAAtctgaaatgacaaaggagaaataacaatagataccatagaaattcaaaaactcttcaatgattactacaaaaaactttaatctcagaaatacgataatctggaggaaatggaccaatacttggaagcacaccttcCTTGATcaaacagaaagaattagaaattttgaatagacctatatcaaacactaaaatagcatcaactatacaaaatctcccaaaaaaaagaaaagtttgggaccagatggcttaacatcagaattctaccaaaccttcaaagaagaacatacctatattacataaccttttccaaaacatagaaaaagaaggaatcctctctaacacattctatgaagcaaatatcaccttaatccccaaaccaggaagggacccaacaaagaaagaaaactatagaccaatatcattaataaatatatcagaaatattcagtaagatcccagcaaacagaattcaatgatacatcaaaaaaattatacaccatgatcaagttggttttatcccagggttacaaggttggttcaacataaatctataaatataatacactacataaataaaataaaaaacaaagaccatatgattctatcaattaatgaagaaaaagcttttgataatatccagcatcctttcatgattagaagaattaagaaaataggcttaaatgggacatttcttaaactgaaagaggccatctacagcaaacccacagccaatatcatattgaatggagtaaaactgaaaaaatttccacttagatctggaactagacaagaatgcccattgtcaccactgctattcaacatagtaatggaaatcagagccattgcaatcaggcaagagaagggcaCCAGGGGTattcaaatagggtcagaggaggtcaaattctcactcttcgcagatgacatgattttataactggaaaacctcagggactcaactataaaactcttagaagtgataaggaatatagcagtgtctcaggatacaaaatcaatacttacaaatcagtagtttttatatatgccaactatagtcaaattgaaaacatagtcaaggactctatcccttttacagtagtgccaaagaagatataatacctgggaatttatctaacaaagaaggtgaaatagCTCTATAATTAAagctatgaaaccctgagaaaagagatagctgaagatatattaacaaatggaaaaacatactatgcttgTGGctggaagaatgaacattgttaaaatgtccatactacccaaagcaatctacatatttaatgcaatccctatcaaagccccaatgtcatactttaaagaacttgaaaaaatagcacttcattttatatggaattagaacaAACTTccaatagccaatacattacttagaaataaaaacaaatcaggaggcataacattaccagatttcagattatactatacatctatagtgatcaaaacagcatggtactggcacaaaaatagagaacgtcgatacatggaacagaatagagaacctagagatgaacccagccacatattgtcatttgatctttgttaagtctaacaaaaatatacattggagaagatttcctatttaacaaataatgctgggagaactggctaatgaactggagaagactgaaactggaccctcttACTGGACTGAAACCTTTCACcactaataaaaattgattctcactggaaaagatttaaacgtaagacatgaaattataaaaatactagaaggagagtgcagggaaaatgcttgaagatattggcccgggAAGAGCCACTtagcaactgaagcaacaccaaaaatatattgctgggatctgatcaaactaaaaagcttctgcacagctaagtgcactgtaagtaaaacaaac
The sequence above is a segment of the Nycticebus coucang isolate mNycCou1 chromosome 4, mNycCou1.pri, whole genome shotgun sequence genome. Coding sequences within it:
- the C1D gene encoding nuclear nucleic acid-binding protein C1D isoform X1, which produces MAGEEINEDYPVEIHEYLSTFENSIGAVDEMLKTMMSVSRNELLQKLDPLEQAKVDLVSAYTLNSMFWVYLATQGVNPKEHPVKQELERIRVYMNRVKEITDKKKAGKLDRGAASRFVKNALWEPKPKNALKVANKGKSKN